The Streptomyces sp. NBC_00691 genome has a segment encoding these proteins:
- a CDS encoding lysoplasmalogenase — translation MKAAPPGLSRALLAAFGLAAALDLLSLLAGAELGHQIAKPLLMPLLAAYAVTRGAPGPLTAALLLGWAGDLFLLSDADGAFLLGMGSFAAGHVCYLVLFGRRRTSPALGALYAAALVGTVLLLWPDLPAGLRVPVAAYSLLLTAMAYRASSLGLLAGLGGALFLLSDTLIATGVAEWPRLPASDFWVMLTYIAAQYLLTAGALRAMYGERRTTV, via the coding sequence GTGAAGGCCGCCCCGCCCGGGCTGTCCCGCGCACTCCTCGCCGCCTTCGGGCTCGCGGCCGCCCTCGACCTGCTCTCCCTGCTCGCCGGCGCCGAGCTGGGCCACCAGATCGCCAAGCCGCTCCTGATGCCCCTGCTCGCCGCGTACGCCGTCACCCGGGGCGCCCCCGGGCCGCTGACCGCCGCGCTGCTCCTCGGCTGGGCCGGCGATCTCTTCCTGCTCTCCGACGCCGACGGGGCCTTCCTCCTCGGCATGGGCTCCTTCGCCGCCGGCCATGTCTGCTACCTGGTCCTCTTCGGCCGCCGGCGTACGTCCCCCGCGCTCGGCGCCCTGTACGCGGCCGCCCTCGTCGGCACCGTCCTGCTCCTCTGGCCCGACCTCCCCGCCGGCCTCCGCGTCCCGGTCGCCGCCTACTCCCTGCTGCTGACCGCCATGGCGTACCGCGCGAGCTCGCTCGGTCTCCTCGCAGGGCTGGGCGGCGCCCTCTTCCTGCTGTCCGACACCCTGATCGCCACCGGCGTCGCCGAGTGGCCCCGGCTGCCCGCGTCCGACTTCTGGGTCATGCTGACCTACATCGCGGCGCAGTACCTGCTGACGGCGGGAGCGCTCCGCGCGATGTACGGTGAACGTCGTACAACCGTCTGA
- a CDS encoding zinc-dependent alcohol dehydrogenase family protein — MRATTIHAPFDMRVEDVPDPVVQDPTDVVVRVLRACVCGSDLWAYRGESARQPGQRIGHEFLGIVEAAGSDVTGFTAGDLVVAPFVWSDGTCDHCVEGLQTSCPSGGFWGSVGSDGGQGEAVRVPFADGTLVKLPADAASDDRLLTALLALSDVLGTGHHAALGAGVRKGSTVAVVGDGAVGLCGVLAAKRLGAERIIALGRHTARTDIARLFGATDVVAERGEAAEAAVRELTGGQGAHAVIEAVGTEQSMRTAVAIARDGGSIGYVGVPHGSGTGLDLSVMFDRNIALRGGVAPVRAYIPELLPDVLNGTIDPSPVFDLTVDLDGVPGGYRAMDERTALKVLVKP; from the coding sequence ATGCGCGCCACCACCATCCACGCCCCGTTCGACATGCGCGTGGAGGACGTGCCCGACCCGGTGGTGCAGGATCCCACCGACGTCGTCGTCCGCGTCCTGCGCGCCTGCGTCTGCGGCAGCGACCTGTGGGCCTACCGCGGCGAGTCCGCCCGGCAGCCCGGCCAGCGCATCGGCCACGAGTTCCTCGGCATCGTCGAGGCCGCGGGCTCCGACGTCACCGGCTTCACCGCCGGAGACCTCGTCGTCGCCCCCTTCGTCTGGTCCGACGGCACCTGCGACCACTGCGTCGAGGGCCTCCAGACCTCCTGCCCGAGCGGCGGGTTCTGGGGCTCGGTCGGCTCCGACGGCGGCCAGGGCGAGGCCGTCCGTGTCCCCTTCGCCGACGGCACCCTCGTCAAGCTCCCCGCCGACGCGGCCTCGGACGACCGCCTGCTGACCGCGCTCCTCGCGCTCTCCGACGTCCTGGGCACCGGCCACCACGCCGCCCTGGGCGCCGGCGTCCGCAAGGGCTCCACGGTCGCCGTGGTCGGCGACGGCGCCGTCGGCCTCTGCGGGGTCCTCGCCGCCAAGCGCCTCGGCGCCGAGCGGATCATCGCGCTCGGCCGGCACACCGCCCGTACCGACATCGCCCGCCTCTTCGGTGCCACCGACGTGGTCGCCGAGCGCGGCGAGGCCGCCGAGGCCGCCGTCCGCGAGCTCACCGGCGGCCAGGGCGCCCACGCCGTCATCGAGGCCGTCGGCACCGAGCAGTCCATGCGGACCGCCGTCGCCATCGCCCGCGACGGCGGCTCGATCGGCTACGTCGGCGTCCCGCACGGCAGCGGCACCGGACTCGACCTGTCCGTCATGTTCGACCGGAACATCGCGCTGCGCGGCGGCGTCGCCCCCGTGCGCGCGTACATCCCGGAGCTGCTCCCGGACGTCCTTAACGGCACCATCGACCCGTCGCCGGTCTTCGACCTGACCGTCGACCTCGACGGCGTCCCCGGCGGCTACCGGGCGATGGACGAGCGCACCGCGCTCAAGGTCCTCGTCAAGCCGTAG